In one window of Miscanthus floridulus cultivar M001 chromosome 12, ASM1932011v1, whole genome shotgun sequence DNA:
- the LOC136497797 gene encoding 6,7-dimethyl-8-ribityllumazine synthase, chloroplastic-like encodes MATAPATSSMATNSPCLRLPSMPLRRGPAAISFPSRQWPAALTSCTGLSRRSDVVAAAGHQKLMGSLTSNEGLRFGVVVARFNEVVTNLLLQGALETFERYSVKAENITVVSVPGSFEVPITAQKLGKSGKFDAILCIGAVIRGDTTHYDAVANSAASGVLNAGLSAGVPCVFGVLTCEDMDQALNRAGGKAGNKGAETALTAIEMASLFRHHLG; translated from the exons ATGGCAACTGCTCCTGCGACATCCTCCATGGCTACGAACTCTCCCTGCCTGCGGCTGCCTAGCATGCCCCTGAGGCGTGGACCTGCTGCCATCTCCTTCCCTTCTCGTC AATGGCCAGCCGCACTGACCTCATGCACTGGATTGTCGCGGCGCTCTGACGTGGTCGCCGCCGCGGGCCACCAGAAGTTGATGGGATCTTTGACCAGCAACGAGGGGCTCAGGTTTGGGGTG GTTGTGGCACGGTTCAATGAGGTCGTGACAAATTTGTTACTGCAGGGTGCCCTAGAAACTTTCGAGCGATACTCTGTTAAAGCAGAAAATATAACA gTGGTTAGTGTTCCTGGAAGCTTCGAAGTTCCTATAACGgcacaaaagcttgggaaatctGGAAAATTTGATGCAATTCTGTGCATTGGAGCTGTG ATTAGAGGTGACACAACCCACTATGATGCTGTTGCAAACTCAGCTGCATCAGGTGTACTCAATGCTGGATTATCTGCTG GTGTTCCTTGTGTATTTGGTGTTTTAACCTGTGAAGACATGGACCAG GCGCTAAACCGTGCTGGTGGCAAGGCTGGAAACAAGGGTGCTGAAACTGCTCTTACTGCC ATTGAGATGGCCTCTCTGTTCCGGCATCACCTAGGCTGA
- the LOC136497798 gene encoding kinetochore protein SPC24 homolog yields the protein MAADMGCRLEVDNVLSFADDLMGVLRCSDDADANAQVTAAARLLRTACRSESDHLELQLKDYQQKLCSCKEKTDKANAETIAAYELSVLQNRIEENLQEEKQLREELRATHDDLENLDHQRASIEERKDAIKKKDKDMRKATYKLSMCVSVTNMFPNLEDQDKISSYTIDKNEKKIQKFEFEKTTPPVEICNMLWKTI from the exons ATGGCGGCGGATATGGGCTGTCGGCTGGAGGTGGACAACGTCCTTTCCTTCGCCGACGATCTCATGGGAGTGCTCCGCTGCAGTGACGACGCGGACGCCAATGCGCAGGTGACCGCGGCCGCGCGGTTGCTGCGCACCGCCTGCCGCTCCGAGTCCGACCATCTCGAGCTCCAGTTGAAAG ATTATCAGCAAAAATTATGCTCCTGCAAGGAAAAGACAGACAAAGCAAATGCTGAAACGATTGCTGCTTATGAACTGAGTGTACTGCAAAATAGGATAGAAGAAAATCTTCAGGAAGAGAAACAACTTCGTGAAGAATTGAGA GCTACACATgatgaccttgaaaacctagacCATCAAAGGGCTTCTATAGAAGAGAGGAAGGATGCTATTAAGAAGAAGGATAAAGACATGCGGAAGGCCAC ATATAAACTTTCCATGTGTGTGTCAGTTACAAATATGTTCCCAAATTTGGAAGACCAGGataagatctcaagct ATACTATCGACAAGAATGAGAAGAAGATACAGAAGTTTGAGTTTGAGAAGACGACGCCACCGGTTGAGATCTGTAACATGCTTTGGAAAACAATTTAG